The DNA region ATCAGGTCCTCGGGGGGCATGGGCCGAGGATACCGGAGGCCTCCAGCCATCCCTCCGGCGTATATCTTCCGACGTCGTCAGGTGCGTTCGAGCATGCGCAGGGCGCGCAGACGACGCTCGAGATGGTGCTCGAGGGCGCTGGACGCCAGCACCTCGACCTCGTGCGTGGCGGGTCCGGCCGGCTCCTCGAGGGCGCCGGCCAGGTCACCGCCCAGGATCCGACGGACAAGGTCCAGCGCGTGGGGGCTCACGGCGGCGCCGCGCCGACAGGACCGGCACAGCGTCCCACCCTCGGAGAGGTCGAAGGCGACGAGCGGCGCTTCGGCCCCGCAGATGGCGCAGGCGTCGAGGAGGGGCTGATAGCCCTCCAGGGCCAGCAACTTCCAGAAGAAGGCCGGCACCACCAGGGGTGCGTCCCGCGCCGCCAGCGCCCGGAGGGCGCCGACGAGCATCTCGTACAGGCGAGGATTGGCTTGGCGCTCCTGGGCGACCTGGTCCACGGCCTCGAGCATGGCGGTGGCCCGGGAGAGGCGGTTCAGGTCCTCGCGCACGATCCGAAGGTGGTCGAGCACCTCCGCCTGGGTGACGACGTCGAGCTCCCGACCCTGCCAGCACAGGAGGGCCACGTGGCTGAGGGGCTCGAGCCTGGCACCGAACCGGCTCTTGGTCTTGCGCACCCCCTTGACGACCGCCCGCACCTTTCCATGATCTGCCGTCACCAGGGTGACGATGCGATCCGCCTCACCGAGCCGCATCGTGCGCAGCACCACCCCCTGGTCCCGGTACAGGCTCATGGAAGGGCAAGGCTCATCGGACCTGGCCGCCCACGATGATGAACGCGACGAGCGCGAATACGACCACAAGGATGGCCACGGCCGCCGAGAAGCCCTCGACGGCCAGGAAGGCGACGAGGACCACCCCGACGAACACGGCGATCACCGCCACGGGGATGGCCAGGCGGGCGTTCACGCCTCGACCCCGCCGTACCGTCGGTCGCGCCGCTGGAACTCCCGCACCGCCTCGAACAGATGCTGGCGGCGGAAGTCGGGCCACAGCACGTCGCTGAACACGAGCTCGCTGTAGGCCAGCTGCCACAAGAGGAAGTTGGAGATCCTGAACTCTCCCGAAGTGCGGATGACCAGGTCGGGATCGGGCGCGTCAGGGTAGTAGAGGTGGGCCCGGATGGCCCGTTCGTCGACCCGGGAGGGCGAGACGCCCGAGGCCACCAGGTCCCGCACGGCGTCGACGATCTCGGCCCGGCCGCCGTAGTTGAAGGCCATGGTGAGCGTGAGGCGCCGGTTGTGCCGGGTCAGGGCTTCGGACTCCTCGATTCGGCGGAGGAGGCGGCGGGGCACGCGCCAGTCGCGGCGCCCGGCGAAGCGGATGCGCACCCCCTTGCCGTTGAGCTCGTCCCGCCGGCGGACGAGGAGACCCTGGTTGAAGTTCATCAGGTACCGGACCTCGTCCGGGGGCCGCCGCCAGTTCTCGGTGGAGAAGGCGTACACCGTGAACCACCCGATCCCGAGCTCCAGCATCCCCTCGACGGCGTCGAAGAGGGCCTCCTCGCCGGCGCTGTGGCCCTCGGTCCGGGGCAGGCCCCGCTTCTGGGCCCACCTGCCGTTGCCGTCCATCACGCAGCCGATGTGGACCGGAAGGCGCCTGCTGTTGATGCCGTCGAGGTCCACAAGGCGAAGCTACCCCCGGTCAGGCCGGACCGGGGCTACCCCCCGAGCTGGGGCACGACCTCTTCGGCGATCAGCTGAAGGTGGTCGAGATCGGTTACGTCCAGGATCTGGAGGTAGACGGCCTCCGCGCCCACCTCCCGATAGGCGTTGAGCCGTTCGGCCACCTCGGTCGGGGTGCCGGTGGCGCCGTTGCGCCGCAGCTCACCGACATCGCGGCCCACGGCCGTGGCTCGTCGGACCACCTCGTCGTCGTCCGACCCGCAGCACACCGTCACGGCTGCTGACCGCACGAGCCCCGCCGGATCCCGCCCCAGCTGCTCGCACGCCGCCCGTACCCGCTCGTACTGACGCTGGCAGTCCTCGGGCGAGTGAAACGGCAGGTTGTACTCGTTGGCGTACCCGGCGGCCAGCCGGGGCGTCCTGGTGGCGCCGGCCCCACCCAGCACGATTGGCGGGTGAGGCCGCTGGACGGGCTTGGGGAGGGCCGGGCTGTCCTCGAGGGCGTAGTGACGGCCGCGGAGGGTGAACCGTTCGCCCGGCGGTGTGCTCCACAGCCCTGACACCACCGCCAGCTGCTCCTCGAGCAGCTCGAAGCGCTCACCAAGGGGCGGGAACGGGATGCCGTAGGCCCGGTGCTCGCCGTCGTACCAGCCGGCACCGAGACCGAGCTCCACCCGCCCGCCGCTCATGATGTCCACCTGGGCGACCGAGATGGCCAGGGGCCCCGGAAGACGGAACGTCACCGGAGACAGGAGGGTGCCCAGCCGGATCCGGCTCGTCTCCCGGGCCAGCCCGGCCAGCGTGATCCAGGCGTCCGTCGGGCCGGGCTCGCCCGTGCCCCCGGTCACCCCGGGGATGTGCAGGTAGTGGTCCGAACGGAAGAAGGCGTCGAAGCCGCACTGCTCCGCGGTTCGGGCGACCGCCAGCAGCTGGTCGTAAGTAGCCCCTTGCTGGGGCTCGGTGAAAATCCGGACTCGCACGAACGATCCCTCTCAGCCCGACGGGGCCCGTCACACTCCAACCAGCGCCGAGGCCCCGGCCGAGACGGATGCTGCACGGCGCGCGGGCCCGCGCACCAGTATGACGACCTCGCAATGCCGCTGTGAAGCCGCTGGACTGAGCGGTCGAGAACGAACTCGCGGACCGCTCACATGGCATCTCGTCGTCACCGGTGCTCCGTGGTCACACCGTGTGGCTACATTGACTGGGTGCCCAGATCGGACGTCTCGAGCGCGCTGGACCGGGTTGTGGGGGCGCTTCCCCAAGGCGGCGAGGCTCGTGAAGGTCAGCGGGCAATGGCCCAGGCGGTGGCACGCGCGATTCAGGATCGTCGTCATCTCGTCGTAGAGGCCGGAACTGGGACGGGGAAGTCGCTGGCCTACCTGGTCCCTGCCATCCTCTCGGGGAAGAAGGTGATCGTCGCCACCGCTACCAAGGCGCTGCAGGACCAGCTGGCCAGCAAGGATCTTCCATTTCTCGCCCGCCACCTGGGCCACCCATTTCGGTTCGCTGTCCTCAAGGGCAGGTCCAACTACCTGTGCCGCCAGCGAGCCGCCGAGGTCGCCGGAGGCGCCGAGCAGCTGGGCCTGGAGGAGGCGGCCGACTGGAGCGAAGGGGGCAGAGGGGCAAGCTCCGGCGAGACTGCGGGCGTCGCCGCGCAGGTGCGCCGCCTGGTGAGCTGGGCTGCTCGATCACCCAGCGGAGACCGCGCCGAGCTGGACTTCGAGCCGAGGCCCCAGGCGTGGGCGATGGTGAGTGTCGGTCACAGAGAGTGTCCGGGAGCACACCGCTGTCCATCCGGTGAGACCTGCTTCACCGAAGCAGCTAGAGAGCGCGCCGCGGAGGCCGACGTCATTGTGGTCAATACCCATCTCTACGGGTCGCATCTGGCCAGTGGGGGTGCCGTACTTCCCGAGCACGACGTGGTGATATTCGACGAGGCTCACGAGGTCGAGGACGTCGTTATCGCCAGCTTCGGCACCGAGGTGGCGGCCGGGCGCTTCCGCGCCCTCTCTCGACTGTTGCGCGCCGTGCTGCTCCGGGACAGTTCGACAATCCCCGACGAGATAGCCGGTGCCGGCGACACGCTGGAGACCGCCTTGGAACGCCACACCGGCCGGCGCGTGGCGGCGGACATGGATCCCGCATTGGCGGGTGCACTAGAGGTGGCGGCCGGGCGCCTCGCCCGCGCCACTTCAGCGCTCAGGCGTGACACCGCTCCCGCTAGCGACGAATCGGCCCAAGCAACTGCAGTGAGGACGAGGGCGCTGTTAGCCGCTGGCCATCTGGCTGACGATGTCGCTACCGCCTCCAATGTCGGTCCGGCCCAGGTCGCCTGGGTCGAGGGACCCACGGAAGCGCCGGTCCTGAAGGTCGCGCCGCTCGATGTCGGCCCCGTGCTGGCCGAGGCCCTCTGGGCTCGCGCCACGGTCGTGCTCACCAGCGCAACCATCCCGCCGGGGATCGGGCGGCGGCTCGGCGTATCCGATGGGGCGAGCGACGACCTGGACACCGGCAGCCCGTTCCCCTACTCCAGCAACGCCATGCTGTACTGCGCCGCCCACCTGCCGGACCGTCGCCTCGAGGGCGCCGAGGCCGTCCTGCACGACGAGCTGGAGGCCCTGATCGAGGCTGCCCGAGGCCGCACCTTGGCGCTGTTCACCAGCTGGCGCGCCATGGAGGGGGCCGCGAAGGCGCTGCGCGAACGAATCCCATTTCGCCTCCTGACCCAATCGGAGCTCCCGAAGCCGGCGCTTATCGAGGCCTTCTCCAGCGAGGAGTCGTCCTGCCTGTTCGCCACCTTAGGCTTCTGGCAGGGCGTTGACGTCCCCGGTCCGGCTCTCTCCCTCGTGGTCATCGATCGCATTCCGTTTCCGAGGCCCGATGAGCCCTTTCTCCAGGCCCGCCGAGAGCGGTTCGGCCAGGCAGCCTTTCGAGAGGTGGACCTTCCCCGAGCCGCCACCCTCCTCGCTCAGGGGGCTGGACGGCTGATCCGTTCCGCCAGCGACCGCGGTGTCGTCGCCGTGCTCGACTCGCGTTTAGCCAAGGCCAGCTACCGCTGGGAGCTCGTCGAGGCGCTCCCGCCGATGACCCGGACGCGCCACCTCCACGATGTGGCGGCATTCTTGACAGATCCGAAGGCGCCTCAGTGCGGGATGGGCTCAGCCGCGCCGGCGACGCGCTAGGGCCCCAAGCCGCTGGAGGTGGCGGGGTCGAGACGGGGCCGGGAGCGGGCGAGCCCGGAGATTCTCGGTCACGAAGTCGGCGAGATAGCTGTCGACCTCCTCCGGTCCCACAAGAATCTGCTCCCTGAACTCGAAGCCGTCTTCCCACCACATGCACTGGACCCGATCGTCCTGTGAGAGCCGCTCGTGGAAGCCCGGAGGAAAGTGGTCGCTGGGCCGGTTATGGAGCACGTGATGCTTGAAGGCGAAACGAACCTGTCCGGGCACGATGTCGACGAGCCAATGGTGATGCCCCCATCCCACCCAAGGACCCTGCACCCCATAGCTCTGCTCCTCCAGTCGAGAGGGCACCTCGATATAACCAGCCTTGGCGACACGTACCAGCTCGTGACAGACCCAGATCGGGTCTCTCACGTCCTCGAGGGTGTGGGAACAGACGGCGTAGTCGAATTTCTTGTCGGGGAACGGCCATGGGGTGTGGTCGCATATGTCACGGCGGACCCACGTCTCGCTGCTAAATCGCTCCTCCTCGACGCCGTCCCGCCCGTAAAGGCCACGGGTCTCATACGGCATCTGGTCGAGCACCCAGTCGGCCCTGGTGAACGGCTTAGCCCAACCGCCGACGTCCAATACAAGAGCTTCATCGCCAACGCGCTCGATTATCCTCCCGAGACTGGAGAGGATCACCAGGCACGCTCATCTCGACGCCAAGTTCCACGCGGCCGTAGCCACACCCAGCAAGCCTCGATCACACCCATGACTTCGACAAGGCCGTCCAGGCCTCCTCCGACGGCGACGCCGCGGCAACCATTGCCCCGTTTCGCTTTTAGTACCCCAGCCGCTCCAGGGCACGTGGGCGGCGCTGCCAGTCCTTGTCGACCTTGACGAACAGCTCCAGAAAGGCCCCGGGCTCCAGCTGCGCCCGCACGGCCTCGCCGACCGCCTTGAGGACGGCGCCGCCCCGGCCGATCACGATCCCTTTCTGGGACTCACGCTCGACGAGGATCTCACAGCGGATGCGCGGCCACTCCCATTCGGTGACTCGGCAGGCGATGGAGTGGGGCAGCTCCTCGCGCGCATGAGCCAGTAGCTGCTCGCGGACCAGCTCGGCGACCCACACGGCCTCGGGGATATCGGCGGCGACGTCCGACGGGTAGTAGGCCGGTCCCTCCGGCATCCGCGCCAGGAGGGTGGAGACGAGGGCCTCGACTCCCTCGCCGGTGACCGCCGACACGGGGTGGTACTCGGCCAGCTCGAGGCCGGCGGCCGCCTGCAGCTGGGCCAGTACCTGGGCGGGCGATGCGACATCGATCTTGTTCACCACGACGACGGAGTCAGGCGGCACCTGCGCGGCCACGAAGCGGTCCCCCCGTCCCAGGGGGGCAGTGGCGTCGAGCACCAGCACGACGACGTCAACGCCGTTGATCGAGTCGGCAGCGAGGTCGTTGAGGCGCTCGCTCAGCGCGGTCCGGGGCTTGTGGATGCCCGGGGTGTCGACAAGGACCATCTGAGCCCCGGGTCGGTTGAGCACGCCACGAATTCGCAGCCGCGTTGTCTGGGGCTTGTCCGACGTGATGGACACCTTGGTTCCGAGAATGCGGTTGACGAGGGTGGACTTTCCGACGTTGGGCCTTCCCACCAGGCCGGCGAACCCTGTTCGCACGTGTGCTCCCTACTCCGGGGGCTTGTCAGCCGTCTCGGCGGGTTCACCGGGCAGCTTGGCGATGCGGACCCGACCGATGCGGCGACCCTGGATCTTCTCGGCTGCCAGGCGAACACCGTTGGCCTCGACGCTCTCGCCCTCGGTCGGCACGTGGCCGAGGAGGCTGAACACCAGTCCGCCCACGGTGTCCCAGTCGCCGTCTGGCAGCTCGGCGTGGAGGAACTCGTTCACCTCGTCGACGGGCATCCGGGCGTTGACCCGGTACTCGCCGTTGGCCAGCGGCTCGATGGCCGGCTCCTCGACATCGTACTCGTCGACGATCTCACCGACGAGCTCCTCGATGAGGTCCTCGAGGGTGACGAGCCCGGCCGTTCCTCCGTACTCGTCGATGACGATGGCCATGTGGAACTTCTGGTCTTGCATCTCCCGCATGAGCTCGGCAATCCGCTTGGTCTCAGGCACGAAGTGGGCCTCTCTAACCAGGTTGCGCACCGGGGTCTCGTCCCGGTCGTCGAGGTCCGCCCGCATCAGGTCCTTGGCATAGACGATGCCGATGATGTTGTCGATGTTGTCCTCGTAGACGGGGATGCGGCTGTAGCCGCGCTGCATGGCCAGCTCGATGACGTCCGACACCGGCTGGCTCGCCTCGGCGGCCACGATGTCGGGCCTGGGGACCATGACCTCCCGCACCACGGTGTCGCCGAACTCGATGATGGAGTGGATCAGCGCCCGCTCCTCGGTCTCGATCACGTCCGCCTCCTCGGCCACGTCGGCCATGGCCAGGAGCTCGCGCTCGGAGACGTAGGCGTCAGGACGGCCCTTGCCGCCGGGCAGGATCAGGTTGGCCAGGCCGATGAGGATGCCCGACAGGAGGCGAACCGGTGGGAACCGGATCAGGGCCGCCACGATCGGCGCCGCGAAGAGGGCCGCCCGTTCCGGGTGCCGCACGGCCCAGTTCTTGGGCACGGCCTCGGCCAGAACGAAGATCACGGTCACCTCGAACACGGTGGCCAGGGCCACGCCCAGGGCGCCGAACAGGTGCTCTGACACCACGCCGACCAGCGTGGCGGCAACAAGCTGGCACACGAGCACGAGCAGCAGGACCGGGTTGAGGAAGCGCTCGGGGTTCTCGACGAGGCGGGCGAGCCGGCGAGCGCCTCGGCGTCCCTCCTCCTCGAGGCTCAGCGCCTTCACGCGGCTGGTGCGGACCAGGCTCGTCTCGGCCAGGGCAAGCACGGCGGCGAAGAGGAGCAGGACCACGATGGCCACGACAAGCACGGAATCGGTCGTCTCCCACCCGGTCGTGGCAAGGAGCACGATCAGACCTCCGTCGGCGACGACGAGGCTCCGGACGGTCCTCGCCGGTGGTAGCGGTCGAGCAGCTCGCGCTCCCGCCGCTCCATCGCCGTCGCCTCCTCCTCGTCGACGTGATCCATCCCCAAGAGATGGAGGATGCCGTGGACGATCAGGAGGGCGAGCTCGTCCTCATAGGTCCCAGCGTGATCGGGGGCATTGCGCCAGGCCACGGCGGGACAGATCACCACGTCGCCGAGGAGGTTCGGCACGTCGGTGGGCTCGGGTGGGACCCAGCCGGGACCAGTGCCACCCGAGTCGGGCGACCGACCGCTCTCAAGCGGCTCTTCGTCGATGGCGAAGGCCAGCACATCGGTCGACCCCTCTTCGCCCAGGAAGCGCTCATTGAGCTGGGCCATGTCCTCCTCCTCGACGAAGAGGACCGACAGCTCGGTGTCACCGGTCACGCCCTCAGCGGACAGGACCGCCTCGGCCAGGCCCATCCACCGAGAAGGCTCGACCGGACGGGTCGATTGCTCGTCTGCGACGAAGACCTCGATGGCCACCCTCGCCAGCTGCCCCTCTCAACGCGGCCCGGCCGAAGCCGGGCCAGGTGCCCACTCGGGCTCGGCCTCGGTCGCCAGCCCGCGGGGCGACCCGCCGTCGGGGAGCGCCGTCCGGGACGTTCCCGCGGTATGTCCGGTCGCCGGCCCACGGCCGCCGTGACTGGTGCCGCCCACCCGCTCGTAGGCCGAGACGATGTCAGCCACGATGCGATGCCGCACGACGTCGCGCTGGGTGAGCCACACGAACTCCAGGTCGTCGATGCCGCCGAGGATCCGGTCGAGCCCGACCATCCCCGAGCGTCCCCCCGCCAGGTCGACCTGGGTCACGTCGCCGGTCACCACCGCCTTCGAGCCGAAGCCGATCCGGGTGAGGAACATCTTCATCTGCTCAGGAGTGGTGTTCTGCGCCTCGTCGAGGATGATGAAGCTGGAGTTGAGCGTCCTCCCCCGCATGAAGGCCAAGGGAGCTACCTCGATGGTGCCTCGGTCCATGAGACGCTGCATCGCCTCAGGCTCGAGCATGTCATAGAGGGCGTCGTACAGCGGTCGGAGATATGGGTCCACCTTGGCCATGAGGTCGCCGGGCAGGAAACCGAGCCTCTCCCCAGCCTCGACGGCGGGGCGCGTGAGGATGATCCGGTTCACCTGTTTCGCCTGGAGGGCCTGAACGGCGAGGGCGACGGCCAGGTACGACTTCCCGGTGCCGGCCGGACCGACGCAGAAGGTGATCACGTTGTCGCGGATCGCGTCGGTGTAGCGCTTCTGCCCGGCAGTCTTGGGCCGGACGGTCCGCCCTCTCGCGGACCGCAGCACCTCGGCGCTCAGCACCTCCGAGGGCCGCTCGTTGGCCTTTACCATGTCGATGGTCCGGCCCACGTTGACGGCGTCGAGGCCGTGGCCCTTCTCCAGCAGGAGCACCAGCTCCTCGAAGAGGCGGCCCACCCGCTCGGCGTCCTCGCCTTCCACGGTGATCTCGTTCCCCCGAACCAGGATTCGGGCTCCCCCGAAGGCCTCCTCCACCAAGCGCAGCAACTCGTCGCGCTGCCCCAGGAGGCCGACCATGAGATGGTTGCCCGGAACGAGGATCTTGACTTGGGTCGAGGACACAGGTATCCGCGACGAGGCTACCAGCGGGGGCAGCTCGTGCCGGTGCTGTGCTGCACTCCGCAATCAGCCCCGTCGTCGCCGCGACGAGGTTAGAGCGCGCAGAGGGGCCGCCGACCCGGTCCTCGAGCGGAGGACGTCGCGGATGAGCAACACGGCTGCGCTCGCCAGCGCCAGGACTGCCATCGCCAGGCCAGCGGCGGCGCCATTGGCCGTGCTCGGAACTTGCCGGAGAGCGACCAGCCCACTCTCCACCGGCTTCGAGGGGCCGCTCGACGCCTTGTCAGAGCCGTCGGCAGTCGAAGAACCGACGGCAGCGGGTCCGAGGAATCCCGTGCCGGAAGCTGCACCGGGCCCGCTTCCCGCGGAGCCGGCTCCATCCGAGCTCGGAGATCCGCCCGAGGGAGCGGGTCTAGTGACCGCATGGGGGCTCGGGCCGGGCAGTGACGTGCCAGGCGTCCATGCTGAGGGCGCAAGACCTGGTCCCCCACCAGCGTTCACGGACTGGACGCCGATCAGGCTCTCGGCAGGCTTGCTCTCGGGACTTCGGGGATCGCCATCATTCCAGGCCCACCACAGCACCCCGCCCCACCAGGGCTGGCCGACAAAGGTGTCCAGCAGCGCTCGGTAAGCAAGGTACTGCAGCGCCGGATCAGCGGGGTTCGGGGCGTTCCACCAGGGCTGGTTGGCGGGGTAGGTGGTAGCGGTATACCCCGCCTCGCCGAAGATGATCGGCTTGTCCCATCGTCGGGCGAACCCGGCAACCGTAGTGAAGGCATCGTAGGTCTGGCTCTGGCCTGGATACTGGTAGGCGTGCCAACCGGCCTCGAGCTGACCAAGCGTCGGGTACTGCTCGTTCGAGAGCGGGAAGTAGGCGGAGAGCAGCAGATCGTCCAGTGCGTCGCCCCAGCTGAATTGGGGGATCTCCCGCCAGTCGACCTCATAGGCGATCGGCCCCATGAAGTACCGGCGGGCAGAGGCGATCACCTGGCGCCAGTAGCCGGCATATCCGTCAGAGGCGATCATCTCGCTGCCCACGAGGAACATGGAGATCCCTGCCTGCTG from Acidimicrobiales bacterium includes:
- the era gene encoding GTPase Era — encoded protein: MRTGFAGLVGRPNVGKSTLVNRILGTKVSITSDKPQTTRLRIRGVLNRPGAQMVLVDTPGIHKPRTALSERLNDLAADSINGVDVVVLVLDATAPLGRGDRFVAAQVPPDSVVVVNKIDVASPAQVLAQLQAAAGLELAEYHPVSAVTGEGVEALVSTLLARMPEGPAYYPSDVAADIPEAVWVAELVREQLLAHAREELPHSIACRVTEWEWPRIRCEILVERESQKGIVIGRGGAVLKAVGEAVRAQLEPGAFLELFVKVDKDWQRRPRALERLGY
- the recO gene encoding DNA repair protein RecO, coding for MSLYRDQGVVLRTMRLGEADRIVTLVTADHGKVRAVVKGVRKTKSRFGARLEPLSHVALLCWQGRELDVVTQAEVLDHLRIVREDLNRLSRATAMLEAVDQVAQERQANPRLYEMLVGALRALAARDAPLVVPAFFWKLLALEGYQPLLDACAICGAEAPLVAFDLSEGGTLCRSCRRGAAVSPHALDLVRRILGGDLAGALEEPAGPATHEVEVLASSALEHHLERRLRALRMLERT
- a CDS encoding hemolysin family protein, translated to MLLATTGWETTDSVLVVAIVVLLLFAAVLALAETSLVRTSRVKALSLEEEGRRGARRLARLVENPERFLNPVLLLVLVCQLVAATLVGVVSEHLFGALGVALATVFEVTVIFVLAEAVPKNWAVRHPERAALFAAPIVAALIRFPPVRLLSGILIGLANLILPGGKGRPDAYVSERELLAMADVAEEADVIETEERALIHSIIEFGDTVVREVMVPRPDIVAAEASQPVSDVIELAMQRGYSRIPVYEDNIDNIIGIVYAKDLMRADLDDRDETPVRNLVREAHFVPETKRIAELMREMQDQKFHMAIVIDEYGGTAGLVTLEDLIEELVGEIVDEYDVEEPAIEPLANGEYRVNARMPVDEVNEFLHAELPDGDWDTVGGLVFSLLGHVPTEGESVEANGVRLAAEKIQGRRIGRVRIAKLPGEPAETADKPPE
- a CDS encoding methyltransferase domain-containing protein, producing the protein MDVGGWAKPFTRADWVLDQMPYETRGLYGRDGVEEERFSSETWVRRDICDHTPWPFPDKKFDYAVCSHTLEDVRDPIWVCHELVRVAKAGYIEVPSRLEEQSYGVQGPWVGWGHHHWLVDIVPGQVRFAFKHHVLHNRPSDHFPPGFHERLSQDDRVQCMWWEDGFEFREQILVGPEEVDSYLADFVTENLRARPLPAPSRPRHLQRLGALARRRRG
- a CDS encoding PhoH family protein — its product is MSSTQVKILVPGNHLMVGLLGQRDELLRLVEEAFGGARILVRGNEITVEGEDAERVGRLFEELVLLLEKGHGLDAVNVGRTIDMVKANERPSEVLSAEVLRSARGRTVRPKTAGQKRYTDAIRDNVITFCVGPAGTGKSYLAVALAVQALQAKQVNRIILTRPAVEAGERLGFLPGDLMAKVDPYLRPLYDALYDMLEPEAMQRLMDRGTIEVAPLAFMRGRTLNSSFIILDEAQNTTPEQMKMFLTRIGFGSKAVVTGDVTQVDLAGGRSGMVGLDRILGGIDDLEFVWLTQRDVVRHRIVADIVSAYERVGGTSHGGRGPATGHTAGTSRTALPDGGSPRGLATEAEPEWAPGPASAGPR
- a CDS encoding LLM class F420-dependent oxidoreductase, with the translated sequence MRVRIFTEPQQGATYDQLLAVARTAEQCGFDAFFRSDHYLHIPGVTGGTGEPGPTDAWITLAGLARETSRIRLGTLLSPVTFRLPGPLAISVAQVDIMSGGRVELGLGAGWYDGEHRAYGIPFPPLGERFELLEEQLAVVSGLWSTPPGERFTLRGRHYALEDSPALPKPVQRPHPPIVLGGAGATRTPRLAAGYANEYNLPFHSPEDCQRQYERVRAACEQLGRDPAGLVRSAAVTVCCGSDDDEVVRRATAVGRDVGELRRNGATGTPTEVAERLNAYREVGAEAVYLQILDVTDLDHLQLIAEEVVPQLGG
- a CDS encoding ATP-dependent DNA helicase; this translates as MPRSDVSSALDRVVGALPQGGEAREGQRAMAQAVARAIQDRRHLVVEAGTGTGKSLAYLVPAILSGKKVIVATATKALQDQLASKDLPFLARHLGHPFRFAVLKGRSNYLCRQRAAEVAGGAEQLGLEEAADWSEGGRGASSGETAGVAAQVRRLVSWAARSPSGDRAELDFEPRPQAWAMVSVGHRECPGAHRCPSGETCFTEAARERAAEADVIVVNTHLYGSHLASGGAVLPEHDVVIFDEAHEVEDVVIASFGTEVAAGRFRALSRLLRAVLLRDSSTIPDEIAGAGDTLETALERHTGRRVAADMDPALAGALEVAAGRLARATSALRRDTAPASDESAQATAVRTRALLAAGHLADDVATASNVGPAQVAWVEGPTEAPVLKVAPLDVGPVLAEALWARATVVLTSATIPPGIGRRLGVSDGASDDLDTGSPFPYSSNAMLYCAAHLPDRRLEGAEAVLHDELEALIEAARGRTLALFTSWRAMEGAAKALRERIPFRLLTQSELPKPALIEAFSSEESSCLFATLGFWQGVDVPGPALSLVVIDRIPFPRPDEPFLQARRERFGQAAFREVDLPRAATLLAQGAGRLIRSASDRGVVAVLDSRLAKASYRWELVEALPPMTRTRHLHDVAAFLTDPKAPQCGMGSAAPATR
- the uppS gene encoding polyprenyl diphosphate synthase, with the translated sequence MDLDGINSRRLPVHIGCVMDGNGRWAQKRGLPRTEGHSAGEEALFDAVEGMLELGIGWFTVYAFSTENWRRPPDEVRYLMNFNQGLLVRRRDELNGKGVRIRFAGRRDWRVPRRLLRRIEESEALTRHNRRLTLTMAFNYGGRAEIVDAVRDLVASGVSPSRVDERAIRAHLYYPDAPDPDLVIRTSGEFRISNFLLWQLAYSELVFSDVLWPDFRRQHLFEAVREFQRRDRRYGGVEA
- the ybeY gene encoding rRNA maturation RNase YbeY, which codes for MAIEVFVADEQSTRPVEPSRWMGLAEAVLSAEGVTGDTELSVLFVEEEDMAQLNERFLGEEGSTDVLAFAIDEEPLESGRSPDSGGTGPGWVPPEPTDVPNLLGDVVICPAVAWRNAPDHAGTYEDELALLIVHGILHLLGMDHVDEEEATAMERRERELLDRYHRRGPSGASSSPTEV